From the Papaver somniferum cultivar HN1 chromosome 2, ASM357369v1, whole genome shotgun sequence genome, the window TTCTCCTTGAGAGAAAAGTGGATGAATTTGATCTAATTATCCAACGGTCACTCATGTAGCTTTGATTTGGActacaaaatatatataaacgTCTCAATCTTTTGCTAAAAAAACGAATATTTGATTCAGCCTAATCAGGCGCCATTTTTTACGACAATAATGTATTGAATATGTATTTTCCTGCAAAAAGTCCAAAGTCgtcgttttcttttttttatttttgttgcatGTATCTCTATTGGTCCCATTTCAATTTTCAACTCAAGTAGTCCATACCATGACGTTTGCAATTacaataattatttatttatttgcaaaactttttttatttttattttgcaaaTATATTACCAAATTCTTAGAAAAAATTACAGGATCTGACCTTAATATGTTTTGGTTTATGATTTACAGTCTGTGCCACTATACCTGTCTGAAATGGCACCATACAAATTCAGAGGAGCACTTAACATATGCTTTCAACTGATGATCACAATTGGAATTCTATGCGCCAATCTAGTGAACTACGGTACAGACAAGATTAAGAGTGGTCAAGgatggagggtgagtttgggttTAGCCGGTGTGCCCGCACTTATAATCACAATTGGTGCTTTATTTCTTCCTGACACTCCAAACTCCATCATTGGCCATAACAAACCAGAAGAAGCAAGAAAACATCTTCAACGTATTCGTGGCCCAGTAAACATTGATGAGGAATTTAATGATTTAGTTGCCGCTAGTGATGAATCTAAGATGGTTGAGAACCCATGGAGGAACTTATTGCAGAGAAGATACAGACCTCACTTATGTATGGCCATACTTATCCCATTCTTCCAGCAACTTACTGGTATTAATGTGGTTATGTTTTACGCACCTGTGCTCTTCAAGACTATTGGTTTTGGCAACAATGCGTCACTTATGTCTGCTGTCATCACTGGTTTGGTCAATGTCTTTGCCACATTCGCTGCAATCTTTATTGTGGATAAAAAGGGAAGAAGGTTTCTGTTTCTCGAGGGTGGTTGCCAAATGTTTATCTTTCAGGTAAATTTCGCTCCTTAATTTGTAAATGATTGTGCATTTTTGCTTACATTTGGATTGATcgaaattgattttgattatgcAGGTTCTTGTTGGTGTTTTGATTTGGATTAAATTTGGGACTGATGGTATTGCAGTAATTCCCAAAGGGtatgccattcttgttgtattctGCATCTGTATGTTCGTGGCTGGATTTGCTTGGTCATGGGGTCCTCTAGGATGGTTAGTCCCCAGTGAAATATTCCCACTGGAGATTAGATCAGCAGCTCAAAGTATTAACGTGTCAGTGAACATGTTATTCACATTCATTATTGCTCAAGTTTTTCTAAGCATGTTATGTCATATGAAGTTCggattattcttcttctttggtgGTTTCGTGTTCATCATGACCATATTCGTCTACTTCTTTGTACCCGAGACCAAGGGAATTCCGATTGAAGAAATGTCTCAAGTGTGGAAACAACACTGGTACTGGGGGAAATTTATTCCTGAAGATGGTCATGTGGAGATGGCGAAGCCTGCAAAAA encodes:
- the LOC113348661 gene encoding sugar transport protein MST3-like, which produces MAGGAFVSAGTGKEYPGKITLYVFLTCIVAACGGLIFGYDIGISGGVTAMTPFLQKFFPKVYRQESGADSTNQYCKFDSIPLTLFTSSLYLAALVASFFASAVTKIFGRKVSMFVGGIVFLGGAAINGAAQNVAMLIIGRIMLGIGVGFSNQSVPLYLSEMAPYKFRGALNICFQLMITIGILCANLVNYGTDKIKSGQGWRVSLGLAGVPALIITIGALFLPDTPNSIIGHNKPEEARKHLQRIRGPVNIDEEFNDLVAASDESKMVENPWRNLLQRRYRPHLCMAILIPFFQQLTGINVVMFYAPVLFKTIGFGNNASLMSAVITGLVNVFATFAAIFIVDKKGRRFLFLEGGCQMFIFQVLVGVLIWIKFGTDGIAVIPKGYAILVVFCICMFVAGFAWSWGPLGWLVPSEIFPLEIRSAAQSINVSVNMLFTFIIAQVFLSMLCHMKFGLFFFFGGFVFIMTIFVYFFVPETKGIPIEEMSQVWKQHWYWGKFIPEDGHVEMAKPAKTVA